In Triticum urartu cultivar G1812 chromosome 6, Tu2.1, whole genome shotgun sequence, the following proteins share a genomic window:
- the LOC125514309 gene encoding formate dehydrogenase 2, mitochondrial-like, translating to MAMKNATQQVVRALESSLTRSLHASPGSKKIVGVFYKGGEYAGQNPNFVGCVENALGIRSWLESQGHQYIVTDDKDGPNCELEKHIADAHVLITTPFHPAYVSADRIRRGKNLELLLTAGIGSDHIELPAAAAAGLTVAEVTGSNTVSVAEDQLMRILVLMRNFLPGHHQAISGEWDLAGIAHRAYDLEGKTVGTVGAGRIGKLLLQRLKPFGCNLLYHDRLRVDAALEEELGAAFEEDLDAMLPKCDVVVLNMPLTEKTKGMFNKEKIAKMKKGVIIVNNARGAIMDTQAVADACKSGHIAGYGGDVWYPQPAPKEHPWRYMPNNAMTPHISGTTIDGQLRYAAGVKDMLERYFKGQDFPEPNYIVKEGKLASQYQ from the exons ATGGCCATGAAAAACGCGACGCAGCAGGTGGTCCGGGCCTTGGAGTCGTCCCTCACCAGGAGCCTTCAT GCGTCCCCGGGCAGCAAGAAGATCGTGGGCGTGTTCTACAAGGGCGGCGAGTACGCGGGGCAGAACCCCAACTTCGTGGGGTGCGTGGAGAACGCGCTGGGCATCCGCAGCTGGCTcgagtcgcagggccaccagtacATCGTCACCGACGACAAGGACGGCCCCAACTGCG AGCTGGAGAAGCACATCGCGGACGCGCACGTGCTCATCACCACGCCGTTCCACCCGGCGTACGTGAGCGCGGACCGGATCAGGCGCGGCAAGAACCTGGAGCTGCTCCTCACGGCCGGGATCGGCTCCGACCACATCGAgctgccggcggcggcggccgcgggGCTCACCGTGGCCGAGGTCACGGGCAGCAACACGGTGTCGGTGGCGGAGGACCAGCTGATGCGCATCCTGGTCCTCATGCGCAACTTCCTGCCGGGCCACCACCAGGCCATCAGCGGGGAGTGGGACCTCGCCGGCATCGCGCACCGGGCCTACGACCTGGAGGGCAAGACGGTGGGCACCGTCGGCGCCGGCCGCATCGGGAAGCTGCTGCTCCAGCGCCTCAAGCCCTTCGGCTGCAACCTGCTCTACCACGACAGGCTCCGCGTCGACGCCGCGCTCGAGGAGGAGCTCGGCGCCGCCTTCGAGGAGGACCTCGACGCCATGCTGCCCAAGTGCGACGTCGTCGTGCTCAACATGCCGCTCACCGAGAAGACAAA GGGcatgttcaacaaggagaagatcgCCAAGATGAAGAAAGGCGTCATCATCGTGAACAATGCTCGTGGAGCGATCATGGATACTCAGGCAGTGGCAGACGCTTGCAAGAGTGGGCACATCGCTG GATACGGCGGCGACGTGTGGTACCCGCAGCCGGCGCCCAAGGAGCACCCGTGGAGGTACATGCCCAACAACGCCATGACCCCGCACATCTCCGGCACCACCATCGACGGCCAG CTGAGGTACGCGGCCGGTGTGAAGGACATGCTGGAGAGGTACTTCAAGGGGCAGGACTTCCCGGAGCCCAACTACATTGTCAAGGAAGGCAAGCTCGCCAGCCAGTACCAGTGA